The Nitriliruptor alkaliphilus DSM 45188 genome includes a region encoding these proteins:
- a CDS encoding flavin reductase family protein: protein MTSSHPAPPDRLDTDLELSPADWQARQIYFVMTGLVIPRPIAWVSTVGDDGVRNVAPHSYFNVVSHDPPHVVFSSIGEKDTLRNVRASGEFVVNLVTEHVLEPMNATSADLPHGEDEFAWFGLEEAPSTVVAPPRVAAAKAHLECRLVHELPVGNGNLVVGEVVHIHVAPDVWRDGRIDPELLRPVGRLAGTSYGELGEVFKLPRPSWEQVQGQPPDERIPRRD, encoded by the coding sequence GTGACCTCCTCCCACCCGGCGCCACCGGATCGGCTCGACACCGACCTCGAGCTGTCGCCGGCCGACTGGCAGGCACGCCAGATCTACTTCGTCATGACCGGCCTCGTGATCCCGCGCCCGATCGCGTGGGTCTCCACCGTCGGGGACGACGGAGTGCGCAACGTCGCACCGCACTCGTACTTCAACGTGGTGAGTCACGACCCGCCGCACGTGGTCTTCAGTTCGATCGGCGAGAAGGACACGCTGCGCAACGTGCGGGCGAGCGGCGAGTTCGTGGTCAACCTCGTCACCGAGCACGTCCTCGAACCGATGAACGCGACCTCCGCCGACCTCCCGCACGGCGAGGACGAGTTCGCCTGGTTCGGGCTCGAGGAGGCCCCCTCCACCGTCGTCGCGCCACCGCGCGTGGCCGCGGCCAAGGCCCACCTCGAGTGTCGCCTGGTCCACGAACTGCCAGTCGGCAACGGCAACCTCGTCGTCGGCGAGGTGGTCCACATCCACGTGGCACCGGACGTGTGGCGCGACGGGCGCATCGACCCCGAGCTGCTGCGCCCCGTCGGCCGTCTGGCCGGCACGAGCTACGGCGAGCTCGGTGAGGTGTTCAAGCTGCCACGCCCGAGCTGGGAGCAGGTCCAGGGGCAGCCGCCCGATGAGCGCATCCCCCGCCGCGACTGA